From the genome of Oryza glaberrima chromosome 1, OglaRS2, whole genome shotgun sequence:
tgtttttttccccctgCACTTCTTGGTGATCTTATCAGCAGATCCATATCCTACATATTCCTCATTGATATGTACTACTGGAATCAAGCAGCGTTGTGGAAGGAGAATTTGACATGGTTACATTGCGGCACTGCTGTCAATGGAAGCTTTCAAGCTGTGCTGGTTCCAGATGTTGGCTAATTCTAAGGTTTGACGCATGCTCTTAAAATCGTGGCCTCTTACAAGCCTTTTCACTGGCCACCTATGGCTAATTGTGCAGAAATCAACTGAGCCATCAATAAATGACCCACTGTGCAAAGCGTTCCGTGCATTGCACCTAGACAGCGGCCTTACGATGCAATTCAGCTACATGACAACCCTTTACTCCTCGCTAGCTTTGTCTTTTCAGAGTTGGCATTTTGCTGTTGAGTTGCATTCCTGATTGCTTTGCCTTTTCTAAGCACAAGATATATCACTATGGATACCTTCTTTTCTGCAGTTCTTGGTGATCTTCTCAGCAGGTCCATATCCTTCATGGTTGACAGTTACTACCAGAAGCATCAGGGTGTTGAGGAGAATCTACAATGCTTACATCGCTTGCTGCTCCGGATCCAAGCCATCGTTGAGGAGGCTGACAGTAGGCACATCACAAATCAAGCTATGCTGCTGCAACTTAGAATGCTGAGCAATATGATGTACAGGGGCTACTACTTCCTTGATAATTTCAGGTGCCGAATCGTTCAAGCGCATGCTCAAGATGAGGTGCGTGATCACTCTCTTGCCCTGTCCTCTTTCAATCCATTAAAGCAGTTTTGCTTCTCCACTACAACAAGGAAAATGGTATCTGAAGTTTCGGAGAGAAAAGAGCTGCATAAGATGCTTGGTCACCTGGAAAGCATTGTTTCAGACATGCAGGAGTTTGTTGTGTTTGTGAGCAGCTACCCTCGTATGAGTCGACAACCTTATTGCAGCTACTTGTTGCTAGAGAACTGCATGTTTGGTCGCCAAGAAGAACAGGAAAGGGTCATCAACTTCCTGCTAGCACGACATCCTCCGGGCGGTGAAGAAGTTATTGATGTGCTTCCGATAATTGGCCCAGGCAGGGTTGGGAAGAGCACTCTTGTTGAGCATGTCTGCCATGATGAAAGGGTGCGTAAATACTTCTCTACAATTGTTTTCTATGGCCTTGGTAGCATTGAGAATAATGGAGACATGGCGTTTCTTCCAGATACCGGCGCAGTCAAATATCGAAATCCTGTCTCAGGCAAACAGTCATTAGCTATCATTGAACTTGTTGATGAGATGGATGATGAAACATGGAAGAAGATATTGCACAGCCTTAGAGGAGACCACATAGCACCTGTGAGTAAGATCATAATAATGAGCCGATCAAACAAGATAGAATTGTTTGGAACAACAAAGGCACTCCAATTAGATTTTCTCCCAAAAGAAGTTTTTTGGTATTTCTTCAAGACGATTGCATTTGGGAGCACAAGTCCTGTAGAGGAGCCTAAGCTAGCATCCATATGTATGGACATCGCGGCTTCGGTGAATAGATCATTCATTGGATTAAACGTCCATGGGAGCATACTAAGATCTAATATATGTGCTCAATTCTGGTACAGTTATCTCAAACGTCTGAAATATTACACAGACAAGCATGTCCGTCTGTTTGGTGAACACCCAAGAGACACAAATAAAAATAACGGTGGACTTACTTACGTTTGGATGCATAAAAACAAACATGGCTGCAGTGGCCTAGCGACATACAAACTTTTTCAAGCAAGTTCTATAAGTCAAAATAATCTACCAACGATACGATCAATTGATATGGTTTCTCGAAATGTTAAGCCTCGAGCGAAATATGAAGTCTTGGAATGGCAATCCAGCATACCTCCATACTATAGCTACATCGCGCAATACGAGATACTTGCACAACCGAAACTCATGCTACCTCCTAAAAGGAAGCGATCCGGGGCGCTCTCAGAAGAGTTAGTTTGATCTGGAATGGAATTGGTGTTGTCAAACTGTATTGTAGGTCCATCCATATGGCAAAGCAAACAATTTGGATGCTATAACATCAACAGTTTAGCAAATATGTTAGTCCATTCTTATCCAGTTATTTTAACTTGTTGTTTGCCCCATGTTTTCCCCCCTTTTGATGATGTAAACTTACAACAGTTATGTACATCCCTCTGCAGGAATGCTGTGTCATCTTCCGTTATCCGATCTTTTAACCATatggttttgttttcttttctgaagGTTGGATGTACCTTTTTCGCTTTATacatttctaaaatttataaaagttGAATCTGCATATCTCTATATTACCCCCTCTGTCTGAATAACATTGTCAACTATTGACATCTCACTCACTGCAAATTATATTTGAACAATTAGATTTTGATGAATGGAACTTGCATGGTTATATTTGAACAGGAGCAACAAGAATGCCTCCTGTTTGGTGAGCATTTGAGCTCAGGGGAGGGCCTCAGGCTGAGCCCACAGCACTGGGCTCCTGGAGCGCACCATGGTTGTGCCTGAGCTTAGCCGTCTCACATGCATCTCGAACAAACACAAAGCAGTGATAACAAACAGTTAAACATGCAGGGAATAGCAATCTTCAACAAAATGGTAAAAGCTAGCCTACAAATTTAGAGGCTAATTCTGAGTACAAGCAACTTCGGTATACAAAGTAGAGAAACAGGATGAAAGAAAACCACATGCAACACACCGTTACTTGCTCTGATTAACTATGACATGATTCAAATCCGGGCAAAATTTAAAGGTGACGCCAGTAAAAACAATGCTTATAATGCTCTTATACCGTTCACATCCttgacttttcttttctttttttttttttgaaagaaaacatcCTTGACTTCCCACCAAGGATTATATTGCCTTTGTCCTTCAGTAGGCTTCAAGAGCTCATTGATGCTCACATGTTAGAACAAAGTTCACCAGACTGAACACCACATTtttttcagagagagagagagagagagagagagagagagagagagttagaatcattcacaaaatctaTAGTTCACCAACAAAACAATTATTCCCAGGCGCTCTCAGAAGGGTTAGTTTGATTTGGAatcagggggtgtttagatccaggagtgtaaagttttggtgtatcacatcagatattatatagggtgtcgcatagagtgtttggacactaataaaaaaataattgcagaATTCgtcagtaaaccgtgagacgaatttattaagcctaattaatccattattagcaaatgtttattgtagcaccatgttgttaaatcatggagcaattaggcttaaaagattcgtctcgcaaatttattatttaatacttcatgcaagtgttaaaacgttcgatgtgacagggtgtaaaattttggggtggaATGTGAACAGGGTCTCAGCGTTGGTATTGTCAAGATCCAGAGTAGGTCCATTCATATGGCACAACAAAACAATACGATACCGTAATGGCAACAGACAAGGGTCAAGTAATTTGATTGATTCACTTCTTACTTCTTATAGCTAATGTTTTAGCTATTAGCATGGAGTCTCCCACTTTTCGAATTTGCGCTACTATTGTACATTGCGGCCGtatttagatctaaagtttttcttcaaacttctaacttttccatcacatcaaaactttcctacacacaaacttccaacttttccgtcacatcgttccaatttcaatcaaacttctaattttggcgggaactaaacacagcctgcaTCTAGGACGGAGTACAAgttggccgtgtttagttccaaagttttttttcaaacttcaacttttccatcacatccaaacTTTTCTAgatacataaacttccaacttttccatcacatcgtttcaatttcaaccaaattttccgtcacatcgtttcaatttctaccaaattttcaattttgtgttAACTAAACACGACCGTAGGTGTGAACTAAAAATATATAGCAAGCTAGAAGGTCTCTGTTACGGACCATGTTTTTATGTTGGCTTTTGTAACTTGAGCAGAGCATGCTTCTTCCTGTTTAGTTCAAGATTTCCTGTTTGGGTCATAAACCAGCAGTTCgtacggctgtgtttagttcacaccaaaattgaaaatttagttgaaattgaaacaatgtgataaaaaagttgaaagtttgtgtaaGAACATTTTGATTTGATGAAAAGGTTataagtttgaagaattattttgaaactaaacacggcgtaccACCAGACACCCCAGATAGCTCGTGCAATTGCGGAAGAGAACGGACCATTCTGCAGTTTGTCCTTGAGCTCAGGCTGTCCATAGCTCTGGGCTCCTGGAGCGCACCATGGTTGTACGCTGAGGTCTCACACAGCGTAGGACATCATCACACGCAAACACAAGCCAGCGGCAACAGCAGCTAATAAACATGCAAGGAATGCAGATTTTTAACAAAATGGTAAAAGCTAGCCTACAAAATTAGAGGCTAATTCTGACAAGCAACTCCGGTATACAAAGTAGACCAACACACGATGGAAAAAAGGCACAGGCAACACCATTATTTGTTCCGATTAACCGTGACAATATGATTCAACTGCGGGCAAAATTTAAAGGTGACACCAGTAAAAACAATGCTGCGATGCTCTTAGACCGTTCACGCACGCGGCTTCCCACCAAGGGTTGGGAACTGAGCCTGATCTTCAATGGATGGTGCAGATGTAGAATATGGGCCACGTTGGTAACCACCACCATATCCACGACCGCCACGATCTCCACGCCCCCTTCCACGACCACGGCCGCCATAGTACCTTTCTCCCTCCGCAGGCTTCAGGAACTCATTGATGCTCACAGACTGGAACAAAATTTAACAGATTAGAaacctgagtttttttttccaagataAATTGAGTTGCTATCAATCGCAAAATCTAGGAACATCCAATAATTACACCATAGGCTTGTTTGAAAATTTATTAGTAGTCATTTTACCAAGGCATCCCCATGTTCTTCCAAACAGATGTCTTACTATCATATCCATCTACCCAACACTCACAACCAAAACGAATGTGTACAAGAACCTCAAATTTACAAGATTTTGGCATCCAGACTGACCTACGAAGAATATGTAAAGGTCTGCCAATTACTACGTATGTAAGTTAAAATACCTTCTTGGCACGCTCATCGCGCTCAGCATTTTCCTTCTTCTTATCCTTGTCAGAACCCTAAGAAAATGATACAtttaatcaaaaaaaaaattctagaatcAGACAACTGTAGGGATTGAAATAGAGCACACTGAGAAATATACCAGCTTAATGAAAATTTCATCATTTCCTTTCTTGGTAGAAAGTGGCTGCATAGACTGCAGGTCCTTATCGACCTCAACCTTCCTCTCTTCAGCCTTGAAAGCAAGAAGAGCTTTCCGCTTTTCCTCCCTTAATTTCTCAAACTCCTCAAGAGTCATCTCCTAGATAGTAGAATATAATAACATTGGGAGGTCAGTGCTGATCTTATTATACAGCAAATGCATTAGCAGAAGCAATAATCACAATTAAATACACTGGGAAAACCAGAAAAGTGTAATAGCTGTTCAAAGCTTTCAATGTAACTATATATAGCTTGTTCCATGGGCTGAACAGATAGAGTATAGCAACCAAGTTCAAGAAATAAGCGGTAACAATAAGGTAGCAACATTACTAGCAAAGTAAATTAGTTCTAGAAAAATGCACAGGAAAAAATGACAGTAAGATGAAATCACCACATCATAATACACAACTACCAATCTACCATACATCTACTGGGTGTGTTAATACAAAACATTACCAGCAAATTGGCTTCAAGCAAGATGTATAGACAAAAAAGTGTAGTAAGATAAAACGTCTATATTCTGGAACCCATAATACCGCACATCAAAAGTGTACACAAACACTTTTATCCCATTGTATTACACGCAAATTGATTAAGAATGCTGTGGTTGAAATTAAGTATCGCTTGACTTGAAAAATATACAGTCCATCAGCCCAGCACAATCCTGTTAACATGATATGTGAACATGCATGTGCAGATAGTAGT
Proteins encoded in this window:
- the LOC127780672 gene encoding putative disease resistance protein RGA3 isoform X3 codes for the protein MDTFFSAVLGDLLSRSISFMVDSYYQKHQGVEENLQCLHRLLLRIQAIVEEADSRHITNQAMLLQLRMLSNMMYRGYYFLDNFRCRIVQAHAQDEVRDHSLALSSFNPLKQFCFSTTTRKMVSEVSERKELHKMLGHLESIVSDMQEFVVFVSSYPRMSRQPYCSYLLLENCMFGRQEEQERVINFLLARHPPGGEEVIDVLPIIGPGRVGKSTLVEHVCHDERIPAQSNIEILSQANSH
- the LOC127780672 gene encoding putative disease resistance protein RGA3 isoform X1: MVDSYYQKHQGVEENLQCLHRLLLRIQAIVEEADSRHITNQAMLLQLRMLSNMMYRGYYFLDNFRCRIVQAHAQDEVRDHSLALSSFNPLKQFCFSTTTRKMVSEVSERKELHKMLGHLESIVSDMQEFVVFVSSYPRMSRQPYCSYLLLENCMFGRQEEQERVINFLLARHPPGGEEVIDVLPIIGPGRVGKSTLVEHVCHDERVRKYFSTIVFYGLGSIENNGDMAFLPDTGAVKYRNPVSGKQSLAIIELVDEMDDETWKKILHSLRGDHIAPVSKIIIMSRSNKIELFGTTKALQLDFLPKEVFWYFFKTIAFGSTSPVEEPKLASICMDIAASVNRSFIGLNVHGSILRSNICAQFWYSYLKRLKYYTDKHVRLFGEHPRDTNKNNGGLTYVWMHKNKHGCSGLATYKLFQASSISQNNLPTIRSIDMVSRNVKPRAKYEVLEWQSSIPPYYSYIAQYEILAQPKLMLPPKRKRSGALSEELV
- the LOC127780672 gene encoding putative disease resistance protein RGA3 isoform X2 gives rise to the protein MQEFVVFVSSYPRMSRQPYCSYLLLENCMFGRQEEQERVINFLLARHPPGGEEVIDVLPIIGPGRVGKSTLVEHVCHDERVRKYFSTIVFYGLGSIENNGDMAFLPDTGAVKYRNPVSGKQSLAIIELVDEMDDETWKKILHSLRGDHIAPVSKIIIMSRSNKIELFGTTKALQLDFLPKEVFWYFFKTIAFGSTSPVEEPKLASICMDIAASVNRSFIGLNVHGSILRSNICAQFWYSYLKRLKYYTDKHVRLFGEHPRDTNKNNGGLTYVWMHKNKHGCSGLATYKLFQASSISQNNLPTIRSIDMVSRNVKPRAKYEVLEWQSSIPPYYSYIAQYEILAQPKLMLPPKRKRSGALSEELV